The sequence GCCTGGTCGACCGCAGCAGCCGTCCTCGGCGGTCGCCGCAGGTGCTCTCGCGCGGGCAGGAGGAGCAGGTGGTGCTCATGCGCCGAGCTCTCGGCTGGGGGCCCGATCGGATCGCCGCCCTGAGCGGCATCGCGCGCACCACGGTCTGGCGAGTGATCGTGCGGCGCGGCTTGGTGGCGGCCAAGCCGGTGCGGCCAGAGGTGGTCCGCTACGAGTACGCCCAGGCCGGGGACATGGTCCACATCGACACCAAGAAGCTCGGCAGGATCGTTGGTGGCCCGGGACACCGCGCCCACGGCGACCGACGGACACGCTCCCGTGGCGTGGGCTGGGAGGTTCTCCACGTGGCGGTCGACGACGCCACGCGCCTGGTCTACTGCGAGGTCCTGGAGGACGAGCGCGGGCGCACGGCTGCCCTCTTCCTCGTCCGCGCGGTGCGCTGGTTCCGCGAGCGAGGCATCACCGTCGACAGGCTGCTCACCGACAACGGCTCCCCCTACCGGTCCAAGGCGTGGCGACGAGTGTGCCGAGCGGCCGGGCTGCGCCACCGCTTCACCCGCCCATACCGCCCACAAACCAACGGCAAGGCCGAGCGCTGGATCCGCTCCGCGCTCTCTGAGTGCCTCTACCTCGAGGTCTTCAGCACCGGCGCCGAGCGCCAGGCGCGGCTGCAGGGCTGGGTCGACTGGTACAACCAGCACCGGCCTCACCGAGCCCTCGGTGGGCTCCCTCCAGCTCGGCGCCTGGGTCAGCTCAGGGCCGCGTGAGTGTCACCAACCTCGCGGAAGACTTCACCTAGGGGTC comes from Candidatus Dormiibacterota bacterium and encodes:
- a CDS encoding IS481 family transposase — translated: MHSHANAHLTPRGRAKVFKAVEAGMTVSAACLAFQVSRRWYYRWLPRWRADGRHGLVDRSSRPRRSPQVLSRGQEEQVVLMRRALGWGPDRIAALSGIARTTVWRVIVRRGLVAAKPVRPEVVRYEYAQAGDMVHIDTKKLGRIVGGPGHRAHGDRRTRSRGVGWEVLHVAVDDATRLVYCEVLEDERGRTAALFLVRAVRWFRERGITVDRLLTDNGSPYRSKAWRRVCRAAGLRHRFTRPYRPQTNGKAERWIRSALSECLYLEVFSTGAERQARLQGWVDWYNQHRPHRALGGLPPARRLGQLRAA